The following coding sequences lie in one Oncorhynchus kisutch isolate 150728-3 linkage group LG3, Okis_V2, whole genome shotgun sequence genomic window:
- the LOC109883211 gene encoding F-box only protein 4 isoform X1, whose protein sequence is MSGKSQSDESVVIRSLRHFREKYFNARKNVSDQAHAAEVTSEDAPPGFLDCLPVDLQFLIMTLLSPVDLCRLGATSSYWRAMVRDPLLWRYFLVRDMPKWPSINHVTMPRLEALHTPLCVGEKEMEEPGHDFMTDYLKGYPACRQQWFPQRPPYSVVTSFLQSLVPTATEPRYAMFGPGMEQLDVSMVTKLMHTPDVLLVAGIPQRQINGIGSGISYVYKNQHKFNILTLYSTNRAERERARMEQQSVSNKLFIQEGRDQSGHPHFSPTPQVQEVCQAVDGFIYVANAEPGRGDDGEVEWAQIQALVDPALGSSSRPLLVLSCVSREEPDQIRTTSSNSTRTPCVDMAQRLCLPMLPNPWMVQDTVAESLSGVLDGISWLLGCSGLRL, encoded by the exons ATGTCAGGGAAAAGTCAGAGCGACGAATCTGTAGTTATACGAAGTCTCAGACATTTCCGTGAGAAGTACTTCAATGCAAGGAAAAACGTCAGTGATCAGGCGCATGCAGCAGAAGTCACCAGTGAAGATGCACCGCCGGGATTTTTGGACTGTTTACCC GTGGACCTACAGTTCCTGATCATGACCCTGCTGTCTCCTGTGGACCTCTGTCGTCTGGGGGCCACTAGTAGCTACTGGAGGGCTATGGTCAGAGACCCTTTACTATGGAGATACTTTCTGGTCAGGGACATGCCTAAATGGCCCTCCATCAACCATGTGACCATGCCCCGGTTAGAGGCCTTACACACCCCTCTGTGTGtgggggagaaggagatggaggagccAGGTCATGACTTCATGACAGA TTATCTAAAGGGCTACCCAGCCTGCAGACAGCAATGGTTTCCCCAGAGGCCGCCATACAGCGTTGTGACTTCCTTCCTCCAGTCGCTGGTGCCCACCGCCACTGAGCCGCGCTACGCCATGTTTGGCCCCGGCATGGAACAGCTGGATGTCTCCATGGTGACCAAGCTCATGCACACCCCAGATGTGCTCCTTGTAGCAGGGATACCCCAGAGACAGATCAATG GTATTGGATCTGGGATTAGTTACGTGTACAAAAACCAGCACAAATTCAACATTCTGACTCTCTACTCAACCAACAG ggcagagagggagagagcccgCATGGAACAGCAGAGTGTCAGCAACAAACTCTTCATCCAGGAGGGAAGGGACCAATCAGGACACCCACATTTTAGCCCCACCCCTCAGGTCCAGGAAGTGTGTCAGGCGGTGGATGGGTTCATCTATGTGGCCAACGCAGAGCCAGGAAGAG GTGATGATGGGGAGGTGGAGTGGGCTCAGATCCAGGCATTGGTGGACCCTGCCTTAGGCTCATCCTCCAGACCCCTCCTGGTCCTGTCCTGTGTGTCCAGAGAGGAACCAGACCAGATCAGAACCACCAGCTCCAATAgtaccagaaccccctgtgtGGATATGGCTCAGAGACTCTGCCTGCCCATGCTGCCCAACCCCTGGATG GTTCAGGACACAGTAGCAGAGTCTCTGTCTGGTGTCTTAGATGGGATCTCCTGGCtgctggggtgttctggtctcagGCTGTAA
- the LOC109883211 gene encoding UPF0600 protein C5orf51 homolog isoform X2 translates to MADDCRRQGFELERRIFELDNKCASLRTEKQDDDYLQNASAILDKLKSFYRQGGESSSLPKLLQDYTQVILDITFYEENKLVDQEFPEDCSPFKIQQLLQDLTEPEVLAGRLAPAQEVQSVLGLEVLECLYWRRGALLYMYCHTLHQRKQWIKKNKATFLKCLQEGVRYLMRMLQVRNSVKLNDGVVFHDSATANFLAEGIFSDTHLLTMMYIGEMCFWAVKYEDCSVDSTERKEDRLHFRDIGTQILHKYVLACEGPLQGQGWNTENAKEILSILQ, encoded by the exons ATGGCGGACGACTGCAGACGACAGGGGTTTGAGCTGGAGAGAAGGATTTTTGAGTTGGACAATAAGTGCGCCAGTCTCAGAACTGAGAAACAAG ATGATGACTATTTACAGAATGCTTCTGCGATACTAGACAAGTTGAAAAGCTTTTACAGACAAGGGGGAGAGAGTAGCAGTCTGCCTAAACTGCTTCAGGATTACACTCAG GTGATCCTGGACATCACGTTCTATGAGGAGAACAAGCTGGTGGACCAGGAGTTCCCAGAGGACTGCTCGCCATTTAAGATccaacagctgctgcaggacctCACAGAGCCAGAGGTGTTGGCAGGGAGGCTGGCACCGGCCCAAGAG GTGCAGTCAGTCTTGGGGCTAGAGGTGTTGGAATGCCTCTACTGGAGACGTGGAGCACTGCTCTACATGTACTGCCACACCCTCCACCAACGCAAGCAGTGGATCAAGAAGAACAAGGCCACTTTCCTCAAG TGTCTTCAGGAGGGTGTACGCTACCTGATGAGGATGCTGCAGGTGAGGAACTCTGTGAAGCTCAACGACGGGGTGGTGTTTCATGACTCTGCTACCGCCAACTTCCTGGCTGAAG GCATTTTTTCAGACACCCACCTGTTGACGATGATGTACATCGGGGAGATGTGTTTCTGGGCAGTGAAGTACGAGGACTGCAGCGTTGATTCCACAGAACGCAAAGAGGACCGGCTCCACTTCCGGGACATTGGGACACAGATCCTGCACAAATACGTGCTGGCCTGTGAGGGTCCTCTTCAGGGCCAGGGCTGGAACACTGAGAATGCCAAGGAGATCCTTAGTATCTTACAGTGA
- the LOC109883211 gene encoding F-box only protein 4 isoform X3 — MTKIYLKGYPACRQQWFPQRPPYSVVTSFLQSLVPTATEPRYAMFGPGMEQLDVSMVTKLMHTPDVLLVAGIPQRQINGIGSGISYVYKNQHKFNILTLYSTNRAERERARMEQQSVSNKLFIQEGRDQSGHPHFSPTPQVQEVCQAVDGFIYVANAEPGRGDDGEVEWAQIQALVDPALGSSSRPLLVLSCVSREEPDQIRTTSSNSTRTPCVDMAQRLCLPMLPNPWMVQDTVAESLSGVLDGISWLLGCSGLRL; from the exons atgacaaaaat TTATCTAAAGGGCTACCCAGCCTGCAGACAGCAATGGTTTCCCCAGAGGCCGCCATACAGCGTTGTGACTTCCTTCCTCCAGTCGCTGGTGCCCACCGCCACTGAGCCGCGCTACGCCATGTTTGGCCCCGGCATGGAACAGCTGGATGTCTCCATGGTGACCAAGCTCATGCACACCCCAGATGTGCTCCTTGTAGCAGGGATACCCCAGAGACAGATCAATG GTATTGGATCTGGGATTAGTTACGTGTACAAAAACCAGCACAAATTCAACATTCTGACTCTCTACTCAACCAACAG ggcagagagggagagagcccgCATGGAACAGCAGAGTGTCAGCAACAAACTCTTCATCCAGGAGGGAAGGGACCAATCAGGACACCCACATTTTAGCCCCACCCCTCAGGTCCAGGAAGTGTGTCAGGCGGTGGATGGGTTCATCTATGTGGCCAACGCAGAGCCAGGAAGAG GTGATGATGGGGAGGTGGAGTGGGCTCAGATCCAGGCATTGGTGGACCCTGCCTTAGGCTCATCCTCCAGACCCCTCCTGGTCCTGTCCTGTGTGTCCAGAGAGGAACCAGACCAGATCAGAACCACCAGCTCCAATAgtaccagaaccccctgtgtGGATATGGCTCAGAGACTCTGCCTGCCCATGCTGCCCAACCCCTGGATG GTTCAGGACACAGTAGCAGAGTCTCTGTCTGGTGTCTTAGATGGGATCTCCTGGCtgctggggtgttctggtctcagGCTGTAA